A part of Tachysurus vachellii isolate PV-2020 chromosome 4, HZAU_Pvac_v1, whole genome shotgun sequence genomic DNA contains:
- the rgs4 gene encoding regulator of G-protein signaling 4: MCKGLAALPATCLKSAKDIKHKIGFLLQKAEPIQEQKPVKEKEKPAVEKSSPPIDTEKWKTSFIHLINHDVGRAAFTAFLKSEFSQENIEFWVACEDFKRTPAPQMQAKAKQIFKQYVDVDSPNEVNLDSATREETRKNLEKSDVSCFDEAQSKIFRLMEKDSYRRFLKSKLFLDLSQPHRDEKHCGLERKATFTEFSQCLLSHCA; encoded by the exons ATGTGTAAGGGGCTCGCAGCCCTACCAGCAACCTGCTTAAAAAG CGCTAAGGACATTAAGCATAAGATTGGGTTCCTGCTTCAGAAGGCTGAGCCCATTCAAGAGCAGAAGCCTGTTAAGGAAAAGGAGAAGCCTGCTGTGGAGAAGAG TTCTCCTCCGATTGACACTGAGAAATGGAAAACCTCATTTATCCACCTGATTAATCATGATG TTGGACGGGCTGCCTTCACTGCCTTTTTGAAGTCCGAGTTCAGCCAAGAAAACATTGAGTTCTGGGTTGCGTGTGAGGATTTCAAGAGAACTCCTGCGCCACAGATGCAAGCCAAAGCCAAGCAGATTTTCAAACAGTACGTCGACGTCGATTCCCCGAATGAG GTCAATCTGGACTCTGCAACAAGAGAAGAGACACGGAAGAATCTGGAAAAGAGTGACGTGAGCTGTTTCGACGAGGCTCAGAGTAAGATTTTCAGGCTGATGGAAAAGGACTCGTACAGGCGCTTTCTGAAGTCCAAACTGTTCCTTGACCTTTCTCAGCCGCACAGAGACGAGAAACACTGCGGTCTGGAGAGAAAAGCGACCTTTACTGAGTTTAGCCAGTGTCTCCTGTCTCATTGTGCCTAA